One window of Acipenser ruthenus chromosome 17, fAciRut3.2 maternal haplotype, whole genome shotgun sequence genomic DNA carries:
- the LOC117423311 gene encoding extracellular calcium-sensing receptor-like, which produces MLLLAVVLTALLTGAENPVCRLQGRPELPLFSKDGDIIIGGIFSFHDNLVNAKPAFNAMPQPLKCKDLNFREFQFAQTMIFAIEEINNSSEILPGVSLGYKLYDGCSSIPLAIRAALALVNGQEEITDLNSCTKQSTVPAFIGPSGSSPSIGVATTLRPFQIPMISYFATCACLSNKKEFPSFFRTIPSDYYQSRALAQLVKHFGWTWVGAIRSDNDYGNSGMATFVQAAQEQGVCIEYSEAIYRANPREKFLKTVDIIKESSSKVIVAFTSFIDIDFLLKELLLQNVTGLQWIGSEAWISKETLATEASYRVLGGAIGFAISNAQITGLKEFLQHVRPSYTPGNMGLNTFWETVFSCTLTTHENTSNINPCTGSESFGEINNQYTDVSELRITNNVYKAMYAIAHSLHNLITCKNGLFADMTCTNHMKIEQWQVLHYLKTVNFTTRNGETVYFDKNGDITARYELVNWQLNKKGKTQFVTVGLYDASLAEGRRFIMNNIPIVWTGDQDKVPKSVCSESCPPGTRKAVRKGKPICCFDCIPCAEGEISNQTDSIDCMKCPVEYMSNEQREQCILKDTEFLSFGEIMGILLVIFSLIGACLTTAIAIVFFLYRNTPIVKANNSELSFLLLFSLALCFLCSLTFIGQPSEWSCMLRHTAFGITFVMCISCVLGKTIVVLMAFRSTLPGYNTMKWFGPAQQRLSVFAFTFIQALICTLWLAMSPPLPHKNMHSFKDRIILECDLGSAAAFYAVLGYIGFLAAMCFVLAFLARKLPDNFNEAKFITFSMLIFCAVWITFIPAYISSPGKYTVAVEIFAILASSFGLLFCIFAPKCYIIILQPEKNTKKHLMGKVPSKSL; this is translated from the exons TTTAAATTTTAGAGAATTTCAATTTGCTCAGACTATGATCTTTGCCattgaagaaataaataacagttcAGAGATACTTCCTGGTGTTTCTCTGGGCTACAAGTTATATGATGGTTGTAGTTCCATACCTTTGGCAATACGAGCAGCACTGGCTCTAGTGAATGGACAGGAAGAAATAACGGATCTCAACTCCTGCACCAAACAATCTACTGTTCCTGCTTTTATAGGACCATCTGGGTCATCACCAAGCATAGGAGTCGCAACAACTCTTAGACCGTTTCAAATTCCAATG ATAAGTTATTTTGCAACCTGTGCATGCCTTAGCAACAAAAAGGAGTTTCCTTCATTTTTCAGAACCATACCAAGTGATTATTATCAAAGCAGAGCCCTGGCACAGCTTGTGAAGCATTTTGGATGGACTTGGGTAGGGGCAATCAGAAGTGACAATGATTATGGCAACTCAGGAATGGCTACCTTTGTGCAAGCTGCCCAAGAACAGGGGGTTTGCATTGAATATTCAGAAGCTATTTACAGAGCTAATCCGAGAGAGAAATTTCTTAAAACTGTGGATATTATAAAAGAATCTTCTTCAAAGGTTATTGTGGCTTTCACTTCTTTCATAGATATTGATTTTCTATTAAAAGAACTGTTGCTTCAGAATGTCACTGGCTTGCAGTGGATAGGCAGTGAAGCTTGGATTTCTAAGGAAACTCTAGCAACAGAAGCAAGTTACAGAGTGCTCGGTGGAGCAATTGGATTTGCTATCAGTAATGCACAAATAACGGGATTGAAAGAATTTTTACAGCATGTTCGTCCATCTTACACACCAGGGAACATGGGTTTGAACACGTTTTGGGAAACAGTTTTCAGTTGTACCTTGACTACTCATGAAAATACTTCAAATATTAATCCATGCACAGGATCTGAGAGTTTTGGAGAAATAAACAACCAGTACACTGATGTATCTGAGCTGAGAATTACAAATAATGTCTATAAAGCAATGTATGCTATAGCCCATTCACTACACAATCTGATTACATGCAAAAATGGACTGTTTGCAGATATGACATGTACAAACCATATGAAGATTGAACAGTGGCAG GTATTACATTATCTGAAAACAGTTAATTTTACTACCAGGAATGGAGAGACTGTTTATTTTGATAAGAATGGGGATATAACAGCAAGATATGAATTAGTAAACTGGCAGCTCAATAAAAAGGGCAAAACACAATTTGTAACAGTTGGTCTCTATGATGCATCTTTAGCAGAAGGACGTCGATTTATAATGAATAATATCCCCATTGTTTGGACAGGTGATCAGGATAAG gTGCCAAAAtcagtgtgcagtgagagctgtccTCCAGGCACTCGGAAGGCTGTTCGGAAAGGAAAGCCTATTTGTTGCTTTGACTGCATACCATGTGCTGAAGGAGAAATCAGCAATCAGACAG ATTCCATTGATTGTATGAAGTGCCCTGTGGAATACATGTCAAATGAGCAAAGAGAGCAGTGCATTTTAAAGGACACCGAATTCCTGTCATTTGGGGAAATCATGGGGATACTATTAGTAATATTCTCACTGATTGGAGCCTGTTTAACTACTGCTATAGCtattgtgttctttctttatagAAATACTCCCATTGTAAAAGCAAATAACTCTGAACTCAGTTTCCTTCTTCTGTTTTCATTAGCACTGTGTTTCCTTTGTTCACTTACTTTCATTGGCCAGCCCTCTGAGTGGTCCTGTATGTTGCGCCACACTGCCTTTGGGATCACATTTGTCATGTGCATCTCTTGTGTTCTGGGGAAAACAATAGTCGTGTTAATGGCTTTTAGGTCTACACTTCCTGGTTATAATACGATGAAATGGTTTGGGCCCGCCCAGCAGCGGTTAAGTGTTTTTGCATTTACATTTATTCAGGCTTTAATATGCACTCTTTGGCTGGCTATGTCCCCTCCTTTACCTCATAAAAACATGCACTCCTTCAAAGACAGAATCATTTTAGAATGTGACCTGGGTTCTGCAGCTGCATTTTATGCTGTGTTAGGGTATATTGGCTTTCTTGCTGCCATGTGCTTTGTGCTCGCTTTTCTGGCCCGGAAGCTTCCAGATAACTTTAATGAAGCTAAATTCATTACATTTAGCATGCTCatattctgtgctgtttggatcaCCTTTATCCCAGCTTACATCAGTTCACCTGGGAAGTACACTGTAGCTGTAGAGATATTTGCTATTTTAGCTTCTAGTTTTGGTTTGCTCTTCTGTATTTTTGCTCCCAAATGTTACATTATAATACTGCAACCTGAGAAAAATACCAAAAAACATTTGATGGGAAAAGTGCCCTCAAAGTcactttga